The Polyodon spathula isolate WHYD16114869_AA unplaced genomic scaffold, ASM1765450v1 scaffolds_811, whole genome shotgun sequence genome includes a window with the following:
- the LOC121308966 gene encoding EEF1A lysine methyltransferase 3-like: MSFDFEPEESDLFRIEDAPFADTFTRENRYRFSGQELKITQTFSANLGVAAPVWEAAVSLCQYFEERKFDFTGKRVLELGAGTGIVGIMVALLGGDVTITDLPHALKQIQLNVSSNMPADCLNFPRVKALAWGKDHHDFPSDYDLVLGADIVYLQDTYPALLRTLEHLCGEGTVVYLSSKMRQEHGAVTFYEEQLPRYLDARLVHRDDCEDISIFRGTKKTHASFREAKER, from the exons ATGAGTTTCGATTTCGAGCCGGAGGAGAGCGATCTTTTCCGGATAGAAGATGCGCCGTTTGCCGATACATTCACCAGGGAGAACCGATATCGCTTCAGCGGGCAGGAGTTGAAAATAACCCAGACGTTCAGCGCTAACCTCGGCGTCGCCGCTCCAGTGTGGGAAGCT GCTGTCAGTCTGTGCCAGTATTTCGAGGAGAGGAAGTTTGATTTTACTGGGAAGCGGGTGCTTGAACTCGGGGCTGGAACTGGCATAGTTGGGATCATGGTGGCACTTCTGG GGGGGGACGTGACCATCACAGATCTCCCCCACGCTCTGAAACAGATCCAGCTCAATGTCTCTTCCAACATGCCGGCTGACTGCCTAAACTTCCCCAGGGTCAAAGCCCTTGCTTGGGGGAAAGATCATCACGACTTCCCCTCGGATTACGACCTGGTCCTGGGAGCAGACATCGTGTACCTGCAGGACACCTACCCGGCGCTCCTGCGCACCCTGGAGCACCTTTGCGGGGAGGGGACCGTCGTCTACCTCTCCTCCAAAATGCGACAGGAGCACGGGGCGGTGACCTTCTACGAAGAGCAGCTGCCGCGCTACCTGGACGCAAGGCTCGTGCACAGAGACGACTGCGAAGACATCAGCATCTTTCGAGGCACGAAGAAAACGCACGCTTCTTTCAGGGAGGCGAAGGAAAGATAA